One genomic segment of Maridesulfovibrio bastinii DSM 16055 includes these proteins:
- a CDS encoding SpoIIE family protein phosphatase yields MKNEMVKKSSSELKRLVEDHARILSKQGRIIEFNLQQLSLELAKWIESGEKYQIPQILTANSMKKDEAKILSQKFLNIKKFGILGKNIFDFNSLNYDTEKKWSDNLIVPINSENKIIPLFKTIEIRNPELVLWIKVNLFTGESLSYPKKNHNFQINHMSGMHKNHMGMMTSDSIRHASNKIGFDKAPIAQWSLPYTDPITGRTVLTASLNIISSSNKYLGSVSIDVPLDILLHGYNHLKAFSDNISSLLTEIKTTENGNKTIKIIAEQTSSPTEKEAEMMHMWQPPTEESFQKTVAQKDIEKYLSALENNKSGILNMPYKGQESIWAFSKTAQRGVSLLLILPHKDVIAPAEMAKTFIKNTIKKQSSNLILILSVVTAVIFILAFSLSQKFTSNILILVRGVKRIASGDFSTRVNIHNNDEIGELAEDFNKMVPALREHIEIKSALEVAKEVQENLLPKDSPEFRSFDIYGNSKYCDAIGGDYFDYLVSGNDKNCMRFIIGDVSGHGVPAAILMGSIRGYLHARNLNSGNLGEVLTDINKLIAADTYKTGQFMTMLAVEMNPLSGKLSWIRAGHDPAIIYDTESEKFTELNGEGIALGLMDDSVFIENEDYYLKPGQILILGTDGIWEAINSEGVFFGKDRLKKVISTNQTSSANEIAESIFEAVKDFTGSDSQEDDLTIMIVKRLNN; encoded by the coding sequence ATGAAAAATGAGATGGTAAAAAAAAGCAGTTCAGAATTAAAAAGACTTGTTGAAGATCACGCCAGAATTCTCTCAAAACAGGGCAGGATTATTGAGTTCAATTTACAGCAGTTGTCACTGGAGCTCGCGAAATGGATTGAATCAGGAGAAAAATACCAGATTCCGCAGATATTAACTGCAAACTCAATGAAAAAAGATGAAGCTAAAATTTTATCCCAAAAATTTCTTAATATAAAAAAATTTGGTATCCTTGGTAAAAATATATTTGATTTCAACTCGTTAAATTATGACACTGAAAAAAAATGGAGCGACAATTTAATTGTTCCGATTAACTCTGAAAATAAAATTATTCCACTTTTTAAAACGATTGAAATCAGAAATCCTGAACTGGTGTTATGGATCAAGGTTAACTTATTCACGGGTGAAAGTTTAAGCTACCCTAAGAAAAATCATAATTTTCAAATAAATCACATGTCAGGGATGCATAAAAATCATATGGGCATGATGACCTCAGACAGCATCCGGCATGCTTCAAATAAAATCGGATTCGATAAAGCACCCATAGCACAATGGTCTTTGCCATATACTGACCCAATAACAGGTAGAACAGTACTTACCGCTTCATTAAATATAATCTCTTCAAGCAACAAATATCTGGGATCAGTTTCCATAGATGTCCCTCTGGACATATTATTACATGGTTACAATCATCTTAAGGCCTTTTCAGATAATATCAGCTCACTTTTAACTGAAATAAAAACGACCGAAAACGGAAATAAAACCATAAAGATCATAGCTGAGCAGACTTCTTCCCCCACAGAAAAAGAAGCTGAAATGATGCACATGTGGCAGCCTCCTACTGAAGAGTCATTTCAAAAGACTGTCGCCCAGAAGGATATTGAAAAATATTTAAGCGCCCTTGAAAATAACAAATCCGGCATTTTAAACATGCCTTATAAAGGACAGGAAAGTATATGGGCCTTCTCCAAGACAGCTCAGAGAGGAGTTTCATTACTGCTTATACTGCCGCATAAAGATGTTATTGCTCCGGCTGAAATGGCCAAAACATTTATCAAAAATACAATAAAGAAACAGTCCTCAAATCTTATACTTATATTATCAGTTGTAACCGCTGTAATTTTTATACTGGCTTTTTCCCTTTCACAAAAATTTACATCCAATATTTTGATTCTTGTAAGAGGGGTTAAACGTATTGCTTCCGGAGACTTCTCTACCAGAGTAAATATTCATAATAATGACGAAATCGGAGAACTTGCTGAAGATTTTAATAAGATGGTCCCTGCTCTACGGGAGCATATTGAAATCAAAAGCGCACTTGAAGTGGCAAAAGAGGTTCAAGAAAATCTGTTACCTAAAGATTCTCCTGAATTCCGCTCTTTCGATATCTACGGTAACAGTAAATACTGTGATGCCATAGGCGGTGACTATTTCGATTATCTGGTTTCAGGTAATGATAAAAACTGCATGCGATTTATTATAGGAGATGTCAGTGGACATGGAGTTCCGGCAGCAATTCTAATGGGTTCCATAAGAGGTTACCTGCATGCAAGAAATTTGAACAGTGGCAATCTTGGAGAAGTCTTAACAGACATTAATAAACTGATTGCCGCAGATACATACAAAACAGGACAATTCATGACAATGCTTGCTGTTGAAATGAACCCGTTGTCAGGAAAACTCAGCTGGATAAGAGCAGGACATGATCCAGCAATAATTTACGATACTGAATCAGAAAAATTTACAGAACTTAACGGTGAGGGAATTGCTTTAGGCTTAATGGATGATTCCGTTTTCATAGAAAATGAAGACTATTATCTAAAACCGGGGCAGATTTTAATTTTAGGAACAGATGGAATATGGGAAGCAATTAATTCTGAAGGAGTTTTTTTCGGAAAAGACAGATTAAAAAAAGTAATATCAACCAACCAGACGTCTTCCGCCAATGAAATAGCTGAGAGTATCTTTGAAGCGGTTAAAGACTTCACAGGATCTGACAGTCAGGAAGATGACCTGACTATTATGATAGTTAAAAGATTAAACAATTAA
- the thiS gene encoding sulfur carrier protein ThiS gives MIITVNGEKIDMSDSISVKDMLVRKNIKEDTVVIELNYEILPKENFAITLLKDGDNLEVLRFVGGG, from the coding sequence ATGATTATTACTGTTAATGGTGAAAAAATTGATATGTCTGACTCCATATCGGTTAAGGACATGCTTGTCAGAAAAAATATCAAAGAAGACACAGTGGTAATTGAATTAAACTACGAAATCCTCCCAAAAGAAAACTTCGCCATAACTTTATTAAAAGACGGAGACAACCTTGAAGTTCTCCGTTTTGTAGGCGGAGGTTGA
- a CDS encoding thiazole synthase — translation MIDDVLEIGKVKFKSRLLIGTGKYADDSIIPAVCDSSESQIITVAMRRVDFNATTENVMDFIPKNMQLLPNTSGARTAEEAVRIARLAKAAGCGDWIKIEVISDNKYLLPDGYETIKATEILAKEGFTVLPYVNADLYIARALVDAGAAAVMPLGSPIGTNRGLKTREMTRILIEEIKLPIIVDAGIGRPSEACEAMEMGADACLVNTAIATANDPVKMAKAFSNAVKAGREAYLSGPGAKSNLAQASSPLTGFLTEGQ, via the coding sequence ATGATTGATGATGTATTAGAAATTGGCAAAGTTAAATTTAAAAGCCGTCTTCTTATCGGAACCGGTAAATATGCTGACGACTCCATTATCCCAGCTGTGTGTGATTCTTCTGAGTCGCAGATAATAACTGTTGCCATGAGACGTGTTGACTTTAACGCGACCACTGAAAATGTGATGGATTTCATCCCCAAAAACATGCAACTCCTTCCCAATACATCCGGAGCCAGAACAGCTGAAGAAGCTGTACGCATAGCAAGACTGGCAAAGGCTGCCGGATGCGGTGACTGGATAAAAATTGAGGTTATCTCTGACAACAAATACCTGCTTCCTGACGGGTATGAAACTATTAAAGCCACTGAGATATTAGCCAAAGAGGGCTTTACTGTCCTGCCGTATGTGAATGCTGACCTTTATATAGCTCGAGCACTGGTTGACGCAGGAGCTGCTGCTGTAATGCCTCTGGGATCTCCTATAGGGACAAACAGAGGATTAAAAACCCGTGAAATGACTCGCATTCTAATTGAAGAAATTAAACTGCCAATTATTGTCGACGCTGGAATCGGAAGACCAAGTGAAGCTTGTGAAGCCATGGAAATGGGAGCTGATGCGTGTCTAGTTAATACGGCCATTGCCACTGCCAATGACCCTGTTAAGATGGCAAAAGCATTTTCAAATGCTGTTAAAGCCGGACGTGAAGCATATTTGTCAGGTCCTGGAGCAAAAAGCAATCTGGCGCAGGCATCCTCACCACTGACCGGATTTCTTACAGAAGGACAGTAA
- the thiH gene encoding 2-iminoacetate synthase ThiH: protein MSFYNICAQYDEECLKEQLASKTETDVKHTLAQEQISPEGFLTLLSPAAVPFIEDMAQKAHKLTLQHFGRTITLFTPLYLANYCTNRCVYCGFNTKNKIYRSQLSYEQVESEAKVIASTGMKNILILTGDARAKSSPEYIKACVEILNKYFPSVSIEIYAMTEQEYASLAESGVDGMTMFQETYNEKLYPVLHPSGPKHDYRFRLDAPERSCKAGMRVVNIGALLGLDEWRHDAFKTGLHAHYLQSKYPGVDIAVSLPRMRTHVGHFEQTCVVSDTEMVQNLLALRIFMPRAGITISTREKAEFRNNIMHLGVTKMSAGVSTEVGGHAKAEDDSDKSAQFDISDTRSLTEMCEAISSQGYQPVFKDWEPIFGTL from the coding sequence ATGAGCTTTTATAACATTTGTGCCCAGTATGATGAAGAATGTTTAAAGGAACAGCTGGCCTCTAAAACTGAAACGGATGTTAAACACACTCTTGCACAGGAACAAATCAGTCCGGAAGGTTTTTTAACACTCCTAAGTCCTGCAGCGGTTCCTTTTATCGAAGACATGGCCCAAAAGGCGCATAAATTAACATTACAGCACTTTGGCAGAACTATAACACTTTTTACGCCACTTTATCTGGCAAATTACTGTACAAACCGTTGTGTTTATTGTGGTTTTAACACTAAAAACAAAATTTACCGCAGTCAGCTGAGCTATGAACAGGTTGAATCAGAGGCAAAGGTTATAGCATCTACCGGAATGAAGAATATCCTGATTTTAACCGGTGATGCCAGAGCAAAATCATCTCCGGAATATATCAAAGCATGCGTTGAAATCCTTAATAAATACTTCCCCTCTGTCAGCATAGAAATATACGCAATGACGGAGCAGGAATATGCTTCTCTGGCTGAATCCGGGGTTGACGGGATGACCATGTTTCAGGAAACCTACAACGAAAAGCTCTACCCTGTTCTTCACCCTTCAGGACCGAAACATGATTATCGTTTCAGACTTGATGCTCCGGAACGAAGTTGTAAAGCCGGAATGAGAGTTGTAAATATCGGCGCTTTGCTCGGGCTTGATGAATGGCGGCATGATGCTTTTAAAACAGGACTGCACGCCCACTATTTACAAAGCAAATATCCTGGAGTTGATATAGCTGTATCATTACCCCGTATGCGGACACATGTAGGACACTTTGAACAGACATGTGTTGTCAGTGACACTGAGATGGTTCAAAACCTTTTAGCTTTGCGAATTTTCATGCCTCGTGCAGGTATAACTATTTCAACGAGAGAAAAAGCTGAATTCAGAAACAATATCATGCACCTCGGTGTGACAAAAATGTCCGCAGGAGTTTCTACAGAAGTCGGCGGCCATGCCAAAGCAGAAGATGATTCTGATAAATCAGCTCAATTTGATATCAGTGATACCCGCAGCTTAACAGAAATGTGCGAAGCCATTTCCAGTCAGGGGTATCAGCCCGTATTTAAAGATTGGGAACCAATTTTTGGAACATTGTAG
- the thiF gene encoding sulfur carrier protein ThiS adenylyltransferase ThiF has product MNRTERGIAAYIGENRLKFLQKIKIGIAGAGGLGSNCAVNLVRSGFKRLTIVDFDCIEESNLNRQNFFISQLGEYKVEALAKNLLAINPDLELDLHIKKITKTNLKDFFSTCSTVIEALDEALLKKYFVETFLPTDKLVVTASGIGGIGNTNDLITKKIGRNLIMIGDMKTECSAEIPPQSPRVTIAAAKQADAVLDFWLDKFSEGEKK; this is encoded by the coding sequence ATGAACAGGACTGAAAGAGGCATAGCCGCTTACATAGGTGAAAATCGCCTCAAATTCCTGCAAAAGATAAAAATAGGGATAGCCGGGGCCGGGGGCCTCGGCTCAAATTGCGCTGTAAACCTAGTCAGAAGTGGCTTTAAGCGACTGACAATAGTAGACTTTGATTGCATTGAGGAATCTAACCTCAATAGGCAGAATTTTTTTATTTCACAACTTGGAGAATACAAGGTTGAAGCCCTTGCAAAAAATCTACTGGCTATCAATCCAGATTTAGAGCTTGATCTACATATAAAAAAAATAACGAAAACTAATTTAAAAGATTTTTTTTCAACTTGCTCCACGGTGATTGAAGCTCTTGATGAAGCTTTATTGAAAAAATATTTTGTCGAAACATTTCTACCAACAGATAAGCTGGTAGTGACAGCTTCAGGTATTGGCGGTATTGGAAATACAAACGATTTAATTACAAAAAAAATTGGCCGAAATCTGATTATGATTGGTGATATGAAAACAGAATGCTCTGCTGAAATTCCACCGCAATCACCCAGAGTTACTATTGCTGCGGCAAAACAGGCTGATGCGGTTTTAGATTTCTGGCTTGATAAATTTTCTGAAGGAGAGAAAAAATGA
- the thiE gene encoding thiamine phosphate synthase, with protein MSTRKITRENILDTDIYCLTAQKFSKGRSNIEVVKEMLDNNIKLIQYREKEIKSGQKYKECCEIRKMTREAGAAFIINDDIDLAMMVEADGIHIGQEDFPIEVVRKLIGDKMAIGLSTHNPEQAREAVKLGADYIGVGPIFKTMTKEDVCDPVGFDYLEYVAQNISIPFVAIGGIKEHNIKEVTSRGVKCVALVTEIVEADNIGAKIASIRSKM; from the coding sequence ATGAGCACAAGAAAAATAACAAGAGAAAATATTCTGGATACAGATATATATTGTCTGACAGCACAAAAATTTTCCAAAGGCAGATCAAATATTGAAGTAGTAAAGGAAATGCTGGATAATAATATAAAACTTATTCAGTACCGTGAAAAAGAAATAAAAAGTGGTCAAAAATACAAAGAGTGCTGCGAAATCCGCAAAATGACCAGAGAAGCCGGAGCCGCATTTATAATTAATGATGATATTGATCTTGCCATGATGGTCGAAGCTGATGGCATACATATAGGTCAGGAAGATTTTCCCATTGAAGTTGTCAGAAAACTTATTGGGGATAAAATGGCTATAGGCCTTTCAACTCATAATCCCGAGCAGGCGCGGGAGGCCGTTAAACTTGGAGCCGACTATATCGGCGTAGGCCCCATATTTAAAACGATGACTAAAGAAGATGTCTGCGATCCTGTTGGCTTTGACTATCTGGAATATGTAGCACAAAATATCAGCATTCCTTTTGTTGCAATAGGTGGCATCAAAGAACACAATATTAAAGAAGTTACCAGTCGCGGTGTGAAATGTGTAGCCCTAGTCACTGAAATAGTTGAGGCAGATAACATCGGAGCCAAAATAGCTTCGATCCGCTCAAAAATGTAA
- a CDS encoding amidoligase family protein — MNRFLKPADFLNSSNEPRRAGFEIEFGNISARDTAKALQKKMGGEINEISPFKMILEKSSIGNIKIERDADILLSAKHRTFFEKINPEINHSSILKEIEGGIDKLSSFIVPCEIVTDPLLFEDFIKLDEIVALLTELNVQGTQDSILNAYGLHINPSTPDLTSKTMISYIQAFLLIEEWLIEKSDIDPTRRYLTNFIDPFPQDYCDITLNSDYTPENEQLIADYMQYNPTRNRALDFLPVLCEIDKDLVFEKLNPVEKNLVHSRPAFHYRLPNCKIGDSDWKIADEWNRWWFVEMLASDDNLRMELIKKWQLSRITFSDNPLKVWIETVDNFLSDNFRS; from the coding sequence ATGAACAGATTCTTAAAACCTGCTGATTTCTTAAATTCTTCAAATGAGCCACGTAGAGCAGGATTCGAAATAGAGTTTGGTAATATTTCTGCCAGAGACACGGCCAAGGCCTTGCAAAAGAAAATGGGTGGCGAAATAAATGAAATAAGCCCGTTTAAAATGATTCTTGAGAAAAGTTCTATCGGTAATATTAAAATAGAACGTGATGCTGATATATTGCTATCAGCAAAACATAGGACTTTTTTTGAAAAAATTAATCCTGAAATCAACCACAGTTCCATATTAAAAGAGATAGAAGGCGGGATAGATAAACTAAGTAGTTTTATAGTCCCATGTGAAATAGTCACTGATCCTTTACTCTTTGAAGATTTTATAAAACTTGATGAAATAGTTGCGCTTTTAACAGAATTAAATGTTCAGGGGACTCAGGATTCAATATTGAATGCTTATGGACTGCATATTAATCCATCCACACCGGACCTGACATCTAAGACAATGATAAGCTATATTCAGGCTTTTCTTCTTATTGAAGAATGGCTTATTGAAAAATCAGATATTGATCCTACAAGAAGATATTTAACTAATTTTATCGACCCGTTCCCTCAGGATTACTGTGATATAACTTTAAATTCAGACTACACTCCAGAAAATGAACAACTTATAGCAGATTATATGCAATACAATCCAACCAGAAACCGGGCTTTAGATTTTCTTCCTGTCCTTTGCGAAATAGATAAGGATTTAGTATTTGAAAAATTAAATCCAGTTGAAAAAAATCTGGTCCACTCCCGCCCGGCTTTCCATTACAGACTCCCAAACTGCAAAATAGGAGACAGTGACTGGAAAATAGCTGATGAATGGAACCGCTGGTGGTTTGTAGAGATGCTGGCTTCAGATGACAATTTAAGAATGGAACTGATTAAGAAATGGCAATTGAGCCGAATAACTTTTTCGGACAACCCCTTAAAAGTATGGATTGAAACTGTCGATAACTTTCTCTCTGATAATTTTAGGAGCTAA
- a CDS encoding gamma-glutamyl-gamma-aminobutyrate hydrolase family protein — translation MSERPLICITGPDRGGFFPWIMTKIAIFRAGGKSIRITPSKNSNIDINKIEGVIIGGGTDIDPANYGEEFNKINKEIEGHTVKNRIIAILMLLLRMIFSIKTSKAGSDTKRDELEKRICQHAVRQKIPVLGICRGAQMLNICLGGTLHQETRQFYSETPQIKTILPRKLVSLTAGSKLNNILGTSTCYVNSLHDQAINSLGQDLKVSATDQNGIIQGVESTCNSFLIGVQWHPEYLPQSVQQQKIFAALVKNAIIQKSWH, via the coding sequence ATGTCCGAACGTCCTCTGATATGTATAACCGGTCCAGATCGTGGTGGGTTTTTCCCATGGATTATGACTAAAATAGCTATATTCAGGGCAGGAGGAAAAAGCATACGAATTACACCTTCAAAAAATTCAAATATTGATATCAATAAAATTGAAGGAGTTATTATTGGAGGAGGAACAGATATTGATCCTGCAAATTACGGGGAGGAATTTAATAAAATAAATAAAGAAATAGAGGGCCACACAGTAAAAAACAGGATAATTGCTATTCTAATGTTATTACTTAGAATGATATTCAGTATTAAAACCTCAAAAGCAGGTTCTGATACAAAAAGAGATGAGCTGGAAAAACGTATTTGCCAGCACGCTGTCAGACAAAAAATTCCAGTTTTAGGAATTTGCCGCGGAGCTCAAATGCTGAATATATGCCTTGGAGGGACACTCCATCAGGAAACCAGACAATTCTATTCTGAAACGCCTCAGATAAAAACAATTCTTCCCCGCAAACTGGTTTCACTTACAGCTGGCAGCAAACTCAATAACATATTGGGAACTTCTACATGCTATGTAAACTCCCTTCACGATCAGGCAATAAATTCTCTTGGTCAGGACCTCAAGGTTTCAGCAACAGATCAAAATGGTATAATTCAAGGTGTTGAATCCACCTGCAATTCTTTCCTTATCGGAGTGCAGTGGCATCCTGAATATCTGCCGCAATCAGTACAGCAACAAAAAATATTTGCAGCTTTAGTCAAAAATGCAATTATACAGAAAAGCTGGCATTAG
- a CDS encoding ATP-binding protein: MSEKIRTLIGSLDINWELFQFIFHNLNDTALIFEVLDDGSRGPIVDVNDATCQRLGYTRDELIGMTVDVIDSPKTLSDRPPLSKRFIDSNIAQFEIEHLAKDGTPIPAKVHAYKFKKENKSFILAISQENKEINHPRNHFEQYDGNSKFNIEILDNINSAVLIYQLENKSSFALKYKNIKADNFINILDKELGIETQYEINTILEQFLAHEDVKNKIRYSLNNSFFDFKIIRIDINTICLIIEYSETQSSISDVVKDREEHYRAFFEHNYSVMYILDPKNGNFIDSNSAAIDFYGYPKEQLLKMNIFDINAFPTQHTKNLLEQVHKNQISRLITKHKLSNGEIRDVEVYTSTYRHKNQEKIISIVHDITERLKKEVELKEAKKAAENANKSKNEFLANMSHELRTPLNGVIGMLQLLTMSTTLDATQKEYTDYALESCMRLTNLVGDILDLSKIEAGSLAIRNTPIDMLAMVNSLKKLFNPAAYKAAIDFKTNISSTVPAIVIGDENRLHQILSNIIGNSIKFTQSGYVELDIDSLKNKNPKRINLIFTIKDSGIGIEQNSIEKLFEPFTQGDEGNAKKFQGAGLGLAIVKKLVKIMDGKLDMTSEKGLGTTVSISLPFYIEQANNNEKDQSQLINFDTTDITLLIVEDDKINQLAIKKNLEKYGYAIITADNGFQSIEKLKEYNFDLILMDIQMPVMTGIEATKAIREGKAGKNNTKIPIIAVTAYAMSGDEQIFINAGMTDYIAKPIKISELLKLIEKHTVTGFFSTDNTIQ, encoded by the coding sequence ATGTCTGAAAAAATCAGAACTCTCATAGGCAGTCTGGATATTAATTGGGAGCTGTTCCAATTCATATTCCACAACTTAAACGATACAGCACTGATTTTTGAAGTGCTTGATGATGGAAGCCGTGGACCCATAGTGGATGTTAACGATGCCACATGCCAACGTCTCGGTTATACAAGAGATGAACTTATCGGAATGACTGTAGATGTCATTGACTCACCTAAAACTCTATCCGATCGCCCCCCTCTTTCAAAAAGATTTATAGACTCCAATATTGCGCAATTCGAAATTGAACATCTGGCAAAAGACGGAACCCCGATTCCGGCAAAAGTCCACGCCTATAAATTTAAAAAAGAAAATAAATCATTTATACTGGCAATATCCCAAGAAAATAAAGAAATAAATCATCCTAGAAATCATTTTGAACAGTATGACGGCAATAGCAAATTCAACATTGAAATTTTAGATAATATCAATTCTGCAGTTCTTATATACCAGCTTGAAAATAAATCATCTTTTGCCCTTAAATATAAGAACATCAAAGCTGACAATTTTATTAATATTCTTGATAAAGAGCTTGGAATTGAAACCCAATATGAAATCAATACAATACTCGAACAATTTTTAGCTCATGAAGATGTAAAAAACAAAATAAGATATTCTTTGAACAACAGTTTTTTTGATTTTAAAATAATTAGGATTGATATTAATACTATTTGCCTGATCATAGAATATTCTGAAACTCAAAGTTCAATAAGTGATGTTGTTAAAGACAGAGAGGAACATTATCGGGCTTTTTTCGAACACAATTATTCAGTTATGTATATATTGGATCCTAAAAACGGTAACTTCATTGATTCAAATTCTGCGGCAATTGATTTTTACGGATATCCTAAGGAACAACTGCTCAAAATGAATATTTTTGATATCAATGCCTTTCCTACACAACATACCAAAAATTTATTAGAACAGGTTCACAAAAACCAGATAAGCAGACTTATAACCAAACATAAGCTCTCAAATGGAGAAATACGAGATGTAGAAGTTTATACAAGCACTTATAGGCATAAAAATCAGGAAAAAATTATTTCAATAGTCCATGATATAACTGAGAGACTGAAAAAAGAAGTAGAACTTAAAGAAGCAAAAAAAGCTGCAGAGAACGCCAACAAATCAAAGAATGAATTTCTGGCGAACATGAGTCATGAATTACGAACTCCATTAAATGGAGTAATTGGTATGCTACAGCTGTTAACCATGAGCACAACACTGGATGCAACTCAAAAAGAATATACCGATTATGCTTTAGAATCATGCATGAGACTAACTAATCTGGTTGGAGATATTCTTGATTTATCAAAAATTGAAGCAGGTAGCTTAGCAATAAGAAATACTCCTATAGACATGCTTGCTATGGTAAATTCATTAAAGAAGCTATTTAACCCTGCTGCATACAAAGCTGCTATAGATTTTAAAACAAATATATCAAGTACAGTTCCAGCAATTGTAATTGGTGATGAGAATAGACTACATCAAATTTTAAGTAATATAATTGGAAATTCAATTAAATTTACTCAATCAGGGTATGTTGAATTGGATATTGATTCTTTAAAAAATAAGAATCCTAAAAGAATAAACTTGATATTTACAATTAAAGATAGCGGGATTGGAATAGAACAAAACAGCATAGAAAAACTATTTGAGCCTTTCACGCAGGGAGATGAAGGCAATGCAAAAAAATTTCAGGGAGCCGGGCTGGGACTGGCAATAGTAAAAAAGCTGGTTAAAATTATGGATGGGAAGCTGGATATGACCAGCGAAAAAGGCTTGGGTACAACTGTCAGTATCAGTTTACCATTCTACATTGAACAGGCAAATAACAATGAAAAAGATCAGAGCCAGTTAATAAATTTTGATACAACAGATATAACTTTATTGATTGTTGAAGACGACAAAATAAATCAACTGGCGATAAAGAAAAATCTTGAAAAATATGGGTATGCCATAATAACAGCTGATAATGGATTTCAATCCATCGAAAAATTAAAAGAATATAACTTTGATTTAATTCTTATGGATATCCAGATGCCGGTCATGACCGGGATAGAAGCGACAAAAGCTATACGCGAAGGAAAAGCTGGAAAAAACAATACTAAAATCCCGATTATAGCTGTAACGGCATACGCTATGTCTGGAGATGAACAAATATTTATCAACGCAGGGATGACAGACTATATTGCCAAACCAATCAAAATCAGTGAGCTTCTGAAATTAATTGAAAAGCATACCGTTACTGGATTTTTTTCAACAGATAACACAATCCAGTAA
- a CDS encoding acyl-CoA dehydratase activase, with protein sequence MVAGIDIGSRSIEYLVVDDEGNIVNSIKTATTFTPLQQCQKIFESEKPEKIVATGYGRKLILNSKIIENIHAITEIKAYALGIAKIFPQAKTILDIGGQDTKAISLLANGKVSKFEMNDRCAAGTGKFLEFLATAFQIPIEDFGAYALNGTEALPISNMCTVFAESEAVSLLAQGKPAENIALGLHASIVNRTINMLKRVGLEFPLVFAGGVAHNPCVRTLLENSLKEEILIPEHPDVMGAYGAALYGLTAD encoded by the coding sequence ATGGTTGCAGGAATAGATATTGGCTCACGTTCAATTGAATATCTTGTTGTAGATGATGAAGGAAACATCGTTAATTCCATAAAAACAGCTACAACCTTCACACCGCTGCAACAGTGCCAAAAAATATTTGAATCGGAAAAGCCCGAAAAAATAGTGGCTACGGGATATGGTCGTAAATTAATTCTAAATTCAAAAATTATAGAAAATATCCACGCAATTACTGAAATTAAAGCCTATGCGCTTGGAATAGCCAAAATTTTTCCACAAGCAAAAACAATACTTGATATAGGTGGTCAGGATACCAAAGCGATTTCTCTTTTAGCAAATGGCAAGGTTTCAAAATTTGAGATGAATGACAGATGTGCTGCCGGGACAGGTAAATTTCTTGAATTCTTAGCTACCGCTTTTCAAATCCCAATTGAAGATTTCGGAGCATACGCCCTTAACGGAACTGAAGCTTTACCCATAAGTAATATGTGTACTGTATTTGCTGAAAGCGAAGCTGTATCTCTTCTGGCTCAAGGTAAACCGGCTGAAAACATCGCTCTGGGCCTGCATGCATCAATAGTTAATAGAACTATTAATATGCTGAAACGTGTTGGCCTTGAATTCCCTTTAGTCTTTGCAGGAGGAGTCGCCCACAATCCATGCGTCAGGACTCTGCTGGAAAATTCTTTAAAAGAAGAAATATTAATTCCGGAACACCCCGATGTTATGGGAGCATATGGAGCAGCTCTTTATGGGCTAACAGCGGATTAA